One genomic segment of Desulfuromonadales bacterium includes these proteins:
- a CDS encoding MFS transporter, translated as MGRQADYIERGTADYRRANMALFIAGFVTFSTLYDFQPLLPVISREFGVSPAAGSLALSVATFALAVTLPISGSLSDALGRRVLMGTALALTSLLALATAVAPSVPTLLALRLAQGMVLAGVPAVAMAYLSDEMSPRAVGAAMGLYIAGNACGGMTGRILTAVLADHLPWRGAIAVIGALCLALSLMFWPLLPPSRRFQRRPFRLGPLTTSLLGHLREPRLLCLFALAFTCMGAFVTLYNYVTFRLLAPPYWLSQSQVASIFIAYAFGAFGSSAMGGLVERVGRSRILFTALAVMAVGVLLTLLAPLAAVIAGIVVFTIGFFGAHAVASAWVGASASTARAQASSLYLLFYYLGSSISGTGGGVVWSAWGWPGVVALILGLLGAALLAMLRLTALAAQPGAAPAAPLTPVECGPAAE; from the coding sequence ATGGGGCGGCAGGCGGACTACATCGAACGGGGAACGGCGGACTACCGGCGGGCCAACATGGCGCTCTTCATCGCCGGCTTCGTTACCTTTTCGACCCTTTACGACTTCCAGCCGCTGCTGCCGGTCATCAGCCGCGAGTTCGGCGTGTCGCCGGCGGCGGGCAGCCTGGCGCTGTCGGTGGCGACCTTCGCCCTGGCGGTCACCCTCCCGATATCCGGCAGCCTTTCGGATGCGCTCGGCCGGCGGGTGCTGATGGGGACGGCGCTGGCGCTGACCTCGCTGCTCGCCCTGGCCACCGCCGTCGCCCCGTCGGTGCCGACCCTGCTGGCGCTGCGACTGGCGCAGGGGATGGTGCTTGCCGGAGTGCCGGCCGTCGCCATGGCCTACCTGAGCGACGAGATGTCGCCGCGCGCCGTCGGCGCCGCCATGGGACTCTACATTGCCGGCAACGCCTGCGGCGGCATGACCGGCCGCATCCTCACCGCGGTCCTGGCCGACCACCTCCCCTGGCGCGGTGCGATCGCCGTCATCGGCGCCCTCTGCCTGGCGCTGAGCCTGATGTTCTGGCCGCTGCTCCCCCCATCGCGCCGCTTCCAACGCCGCCCCTTCCGCCTCGGGCCGCTCACCACCTCGCTCCTCGGCCACCTGCGCGAGCCGAGGCTGCTCTGCCTGTTCGCCCTCGCCTTCACCTGCATGGGCGCCTTCGTCACCCTCTACAACTACGTCACCTTCCGCCTGCTCGCCCCCCCCTACTGGCTCAGCCAGTCGCAGGTCGCCTCGATCTTCATCGCCTATGCCTTCGGCGCCTTCGGCTCGAGCGCCATGGGCGGACTGGTCGAGCGCGTCGGCCGCAGCCGCATCCTCTTCACGGCGCTGGCGGTGATGGCCGTGGGCGTGCTGCTGACCCTGCTGGCGCCGCTGGCCGCAGTGATCGCCGGCATCGTCGTCTTCACCATCGGCTTCTTCGGCGCCCACGCCGTCGCCTCGGCCTGGGTCGGCGCCAGCGCCTCCACCGCCCGCGCCCAGGCCTCCTCCCTTTACCTGCTCTTCTATTACCTGGGATCGAGCATCTCCGGCACCGGCGGCGGCGTCGTCTGGAGCGCCTGGGGCTGGCCGGGCGTCGTCGCCCTGATCCTCGGCCTGCTCGGCGCCGCCCTGCTCGCGATGCTGCGCCTGACGGCACTGGCGGCGCAGCCCGGCGCTGCGCCGGCGGCGCCGCTCACCCCGGTGGAGTGCGGACCGGCGGCGGAGTGA